CACGTCCGTCCCTGGCTCGAGCACGGCGCGGCTTGGGGCTGCGGGGTCGTAATGCACGCTCACCGCATGCCCCTCCGGGTACCGGGCCACTATCCTGCCCGCGAACGCCTCGGTCGGCTCCTGCGAGCGGTACGTCCAGGTTCGGGAGCGGTACGCGTGCCCGGCGAGGTCGTAGGTGTACTCGACCTGCGCGGAATACCGTGATTTTCCGTCGGAAAGGCTCCAGGACACTCGGCTCTGCGTCACCACACCCGCAATCACCGGCCATGTCAGGCTCCGAAGTCCCCTCTGCGCCAACGCGCCAAGCAGCAGCGTGAAGATGAGCGCGGCCGCCACCAGCCCCAGGCCCACCAGGCGTTCGAGCGGCCAGGCTGCGATGACCCGAAGCATTACCGGGCGTGGCTCACATCGAAGACGAGCGCGCGTGACTCCCCTTCCGCCACGCTGATGCTCCGTCCCTGCACGTTAGCGGGCAGCTTGAAGTACACCCGGAAGCGCGCCTCCTCGCCGGGCTTCAGGGTCCCGTCGGCGTTGTCGTCACGAGACACCTTCAACAGGTAGTCGTCGTACGCGGTGGCCTCACCCTCCGCGTCGCGCAGGCTGATCTTGAAGGTGTCCCAGTTCCAGCCTCGCGGACTTGCCGTCTTCGCGGTGCCGTTGCGAACGCTGAGGCTGGCGAGGAGGGCGCGCTCCCCGTTCCCGAGCGGTTGACCCTTGACGGTG
This sequence is a window from Deinococcus apachensis DSM 19763. Protein-coding genes within it:
- a CDS encoding DUF3592 domain-containing protein, with product MLRVIAAWPLERLVGLGLVAAALIFTLLLGALAQRGLRSLTWPVIAGVVTQSRVSWSLSDGKSRYSAQVEYTYDLAGHAYRSRTWTYRSQEPTEAFAGRIVARYPEGHAVSVHYDPAAPSRAVLEPGTDVFVLAALGVSALILILGLGLTVSTIPPVSTLLEQSGQHAARRRLEARRANARGPQRS